From Medicago truncatula cultivar Jemalong A17 chromosome 7, MtrunA17r5.0-ANR, whole genome shotgun sequence, a single genomic window includes:
- the LOC11425681 gene encoding light-inducible protein CPRF2 produces MERVLSIAEITEQYWLTSKACKGGDTKMNRSDSEWAFQKFLREQEAAEEAEAATAKPSSSSTSTSTSSSTVDVNLKINNSIDSEDYQALLKTKLDLACAAVAKSRGSLVKSQDPDNGSQPSYPYELGPLATLKECGPSGNDPSKLQNKDIKVAVGVPCMPKKPAVTIKSTTSGSSDDEEGDGEINMNGDNPTDAKRVRRMLSNRESARRSRRRKQAHLTELETQVSELRGENSSLLKRLTDVTQKFNNSAVDNRILKADVETLRAKVKMAEETVKRFTGSNPVFNAMSEVSSMGMSLFDGSPSESSADASVPVQEDPNNHFFQPLPNHLMSSHDMRGANNRSGSIISSAESGQNTPAGGNKIGRTNSLPRVASLEHLQSRIRGGAEEDK; encoded by the exons atggaaagAGTGTTATCAATTGCTGAAATAACGGAGCAATATTGGTTGACCTCGAAAGCGTGCAAGGGAGGAGACACAAAGATGAATCGGAGTGATTCAGAATGGGCTTTCCAAAAGTTTTTACGTGAACAAGAAGCTGCTGAAGAAGCAGAAGCTGCTACTGCAAAgccttcttcatcatcaacttcaacttcaacttcttcttcCACCGTTGATGTCAATCTCAAAATCAATAATAGTATTGATTCAGAGGATTATCAGGCTCTTCTCAAGACCAAGCTTGATCTTGCTTGCGCCGCCGTCGCTAAGTCGAGG GGATCTTTGGTCAAATCTCAGGATCCTGATAATGGATCACAGCCATCTTATCCTTATGAACTTGGACCTCTGGCTACATTGAAAG AATGTGGCCCTTCTGGAAATGATCCAtctaaattacaaaataaagatATCAAAGTTGCTGTTGGGGTTCCTTGCATGCCAAAGAAACCAGCTGTTACAATCAAGTCAACAACAAGTGGATCATCAGacgatgaggaaggtgatggaGAGATTAATATGAATGGAGACAACCCTACTGATGCAAAACGAGTAAGAAG GATGCTCTCTAATAGGGAATCAGCTAGACGCTCAAGACGAAGAAAGCAAGCTCATTTAACTGAGCTTGAAACACAG GTTTCTGAATTAAGAGGTGAAAATTCTTCATTGTTAAAGCGTTTAACAGATGTGACCCAAAAATTCAACAATTCTGCTGTTGACAACAGAATATTAAAAGCTGATGTTGAAACATTAAGAGCGAAG GTGAAGATGGCTGAAGAGACAGTTAAAAGATTTACTGGATCGAACCCGGTGTTTAATGCAATGTCTGAGGTATCATCAATGGGAATGTCATTATTTGATGGAAGTCCTTCTGAATCATCAGCTGATGCATCTGTGCCTGTGCAAGAAGAtccaaataatcacttttttcaaCCCTTACCTAATCATCTTATGTCCAGTCATGATATGAGAGGAGCCAATAATAGATCGGGAAGCATTATTTCTTCAGCTGAAAGTGGGCAGAACACCCCAGCAGGTGGGAACAAGATAGGACGAACAAATTCCCTGCCACGGGTGGCTAGCTTGGAACATCTTCAGAGTCGAATTCGTGGTGGTGCCGAAGAAGACAAGTGA